From a single Gemmatimonadales bacterium genomic region:
- a CDS encoding DUF971 domain-containing protein, with translation MHGQTPVSITRRDDAILFDWDQHGTRTAFGSRALRLACPCAECVEEMSSRPLLDPATIPDDIRPVHLALVGTYGLRVHWSDGHSTGIFTFAWLRVNSSPIASTP, from the coding sequence TTGCACGGCCAGACGCCCGTATCAATAACCAGACGTGACGATGCCATCCTGTTCGACTGGGATCAGCACGGAACCAGGACAGCCTTCGGATCGCGGGCGCTTCGGCTTGCCTGTCCCTGCGCCGAGTGCGTCGAAGAGATGTCCAGTCGTCCCCTGTTGGATCCCGCGACGATTCCTGATGATATCCGGCCGGTGCATCTTGCACTCGTAGGTACATATGGGCTCCGGGTTCACTGGAGCGATGGTCACTCGACTGGCATCTTTACCTTCGCGTGGTTGCGGGTCAACTCCTCACCGATAGCGTCGACGCCATGA
- a CDS encoding extracellular solute-binding protein, giving the protein MRRRIRNLMLAAVLVGTGCADGRTPVLLYSPHGREQLDLLERAFEAKHPEIDIRWLDMGSQEILDRIRSERANPQADVWFGGPSSIFDRAVGEQLLSPYRPVWADAVGPNGIGPDELYWPAYRTPAVIAFNSAAITREQAPKDWDEVLAPEWRDKVLIRDPMASGTMRAIWGLILTRSIEATGDTAAGMSWLRRLDGQTKAYALNPAILMERLARQEGLITLWDLGDVLSDRAAGVAIDYVFPRSGTVVIDDPIALVKGSRQPEAAKLFIDFVGSVEGQLLAARHVFRLPARSDLPVDSVPAWVAQVETEMVTAPMDWALLVREGAGWMRHWDQHVRGTGRR; this is encoded by the coding sequence GTGCGCCGTCGCATCCGTAACCTGATGCTTGCTGCGGTCCTCGTTGGCACTGGCTGTGCCGACGGCCGCACCCCGGTGCTGCTGTACTCCCCGCATGGGCGGGAACAGCTCGATCTGCTGGAGCGGGCCTTCGAAGCGAAACATCCGGAGATCGACATTCGTTGGCTCGATATGGGGAGCCAGGAGATCCTCGACCGGATCCGATCGGAGCGGGCCAATCCACAGGCAGATGTCTGGTTCGGCGGGCCGAGCAGCATCTTCGATCGGGCGGTTGGCGAGCAGTTGCTGTCGCCCTACCGACCTGTCTGGGCCGACGCCGTTGGCCCGAATGGTATCGGGCCCGACGAGCTGTACTGGCCGGCCTATCGGACTCCGGCGGTGATTGCGTTCAATTCCGCGGCAATCACCCGTGAGCAGGCACCGAAGGACTGGGACGAGGTCCTGGCGCCCGAGTGGCGGGACAAGGTGCTGATTCGTGACCCGATGGCGAGCGGGACCATGCGAGCCATCTGGGGCCTCATCCTGACTCGCAGCATCGAGGCGACCGGCGATACCGCAGCGGGCATGAGCTGGCTCCGACGCCTGGACGGCCAAACCAAGGCATATGCCCTCAACCCGGCGATTCTGATGGAGCGCCTGGCTCGGCAGGAGGGCCTGATCACCTTGTGGGACTTGGGGGACGTGCTGAGCGACCGCGCGGCGGGCGTCGCCATCGACTATGTCTTTCCCCGGAGCGGCACGGTGGTGATCGATGATCCGATTGCGCTGGTCAAGGGAAGTCGGCAGCCGGAGGCGGCCAAACTGTTCATCGATTTCGTCGGGTCGGTCGAGGGACAGCTGCTTGCTGCGCGGCATGTCTTTCGGCTCCCCGCTCGGTCGGACCTGCCGGTCGATTCGGTGCCGGCTTGGGTGGCCCAGGTGGAAACGGAGATGGTCACCGCGCCGATGGACTGGGCGCTCCTGGTGCGTGAGGGCGCCGGCTGGATGCGCCATTGGGATCAGCATGTTCGTGGAACGGGACGCCGATGA
- the acnA gene encoding aconitate hydratase AcnA, producing the protein MTAPLPNPFGTRSTLDLGNGRHATIFRLGELARQGLIDLDRIPFSIRILVENALRHAGRGIVTEDHVLQIGKWTGQPAPGKEIPFMPARVVLQDFTGVPCVVDLAAMRDAMAAMGGDPNRINPVVPCDLVIDHSVQVDHYGTALAFRQNVALEFERNKERYQLLKFAQHAFENFRVVPPGTGIVHQVNLEYLAPLVQVREQYGSLTAYPDSLVGTDSHTTMINGLGVMGWGVGGIEAEAVMLGQPYFMLIPEVVGMKLVGELPIGTTATDLVLHVTNILRSQGVVDKFVEFYGPGLSSLGLADRATIANMAPEYGATMGFFPVDDETIEYLRRTGRPADVVTASERYCKENGFFRTDATPDPIFTSSLTLDLSTIVPSLAGPRRPQDLVRLTDVRRNFAVNLPGLMPAAVTPDRKEAATSNSARWEGEGGALATLDAPPEVDCELDGHSFKLRDGSIVIAAITSCTNTSNPSVMVGAGLLAKKAVERGLTTKPWVKSSMAPGSRVVTDYLDNAGLTPFLDQLGFNTVGYGCTTCIGNSGPLPSTIEDTIAKHNLVCAAVLSGNRNFEARIHPLVRANYLASPVLVVAYALVGRVDLDLASEPLGTDRNGQPVYLADIWPSSEEIQRVMSEALNPAIFEKSYGSVFEGDVEWQNLEAPGGSRFEWDTESTYVQNPPFFQSLAAAPGAYRDVTGARVLAALGDSVTTDHISPAGSIPKNGPAARFLLDRGVDPKDWNTFGARRGNHEVMMRGTFGNVRIKNALVPGREGNWTVDFSTGEVMSIYDAAMGYIERGTPLIVLAGKEYGTGSSRDWAAKGTTLLGVKAVIAESYERIHRSNLVGMGVLPLAYVPGQNREALGLTGRETFDITGIANGLIPGGRVQVTATAEDGSSKTFEAVVRLNSNVELDYYRHGGILPRVLRMFLAK; encoded by the coding sequence ATGACCGCTCCTCTCCCCAATCCTTTTGGCACCCGCTCCACGCTCGATCTCGGCAATGGTCGTCATGCGACGATCTTCCGGCTGGGCGAGCTGGCACGTCAGGGACTGATCGACCTCGACCGAATTCCCTTCTCGATCCGGATTCTCGTTGAGAATGCCTTGCGACATGCGGGCCGGGGCATCGTCACGGAGGACCACGTCCTTCAGATCGGGAAATGGACCGGCCAGCCTGCTCCGGGCAAAGAGATTCCGTTCATGCCCGCCCGCGTCGTTCTCCAGGATTTTACGGGCGTTCCCTGCGTCGTCGACCTGGCCGCAATGCGCGATGCAATGGCCGCGATGGGCGGCGACCCGAACCGGATCAACCCGGTGGTGCCCTGTGACCTGGTGATTGACCACTCAGTTCAGGTCGACCACTACGGCACGGCGCTGGCCTTCCGCCAGAACGTGGCCCTGGAATTTGAACGCAACAAAGAGCGCTATCAACTCCTCAAGTTCGCCCAGCATGCTTTTGAAAACTTCCGGGTCGTCCCTCCCGGCACCGGGATCGTCCACCAGGTCAACCTCGAATACCTCGCCCCGCTGGTCCAGGTGCGCGAGCAGTATGGCTCGCTCACGGCCTATCCGGACAGCCTGGTCGGCACCGATTCCCACACGACGATGATCAACGGGCTGGGCGTGATGGGGTGGGGCGTCGGCGGTATCGAGGCCGAGGCGGTGATGCTGGGCCAGCCGTACTTCATGCTGATTCCCGAGGTGGTCGGGATGAAGCTCGTCGGCGAGCTCCCGATCGGCACGACCGCGACGGACCTGGTCCTCCACGTCACCAACATCCTGCGCAGCCAGGGCGTCGTCGACAAGTTCGTCGAATTCTACGGGCCTGGCCTTTCGAGCCTGGGTCTCGCCGACCGTGCGACCATTGCCAACATGGCGCCCGAGTACGGGGCCACGATGGGCTTCTTCCCGGTGGACGACGAGACGATCGAGTATCTCCGCCGCACCGGTCGGCCGGCCGATGTCGTAACCGCGTCGGAACGGTACTGCAAGGAGAACGGTTTCTTCCGCACCGACGCAACGCCAGATCCGATCTTCACGTCGAGCCTGACCCTCGACCTGTCGACGATCGTCCCGAGCCTGGCCGGCCCGCGCCGTCCTCAGGATCTCGTCAGGCTGACCGATGTCCGCCGCAATTTTGCAGTCAACCTGCCTGGCCTGATGCCGGCGGCCGTGACACCTGATCGTAAAGAAGCCGCAACCAGCAACTCTGCCCGCTGGGAGGGCGAAGGTGGCGCCCTGGCGACCCTCGACGCGCCGCCCGAGGTCGACTGCGAGCTCGACGGCCACAGCTTCAAGCTCCGCGACGGCTCCATCGTCATCGCCGCCATCACGAGCTGCACCAATACCTCGAATCCCTCGGTCATGGTCGGGGCCGGCCTGCTCGCGAAGAAGGCCGTCGAGCGCGGTCTGACCACCAAGCCATGGGTCAAGAGCAGCATGGCCCCGGGCTCACGGGTGGTAACCGACTACCTCGATAACGCCGGCCTGACGCCTTTCCTCGATCAGCTCGGCTTCAATACCGTCGGCTACGGCTGCACCACCTGTATCGGCAACAGCGGCCCGCTGCCGAGCACCATCGAAGACACCATCGCCAAGCACAATCTCGTCTGTGCGGCGGTCCTGTCTGGCAACCGGAATTTCGAGGCCCGGATCCACCCGCTGGTGCGCGCCAATTACCTCGCCTCACCCGTGCTGGTCGTGGCCTATGCACTGGTGGGCCGAGTCGATCTCGATCTGGCCTCAGAACCGCTGGGAACGGACCGGAACGGTCAGCCGGTGTACCTGGCCGACATCTGGCCCAGCAGCGAGGAGATCCAGCGCGTCATGTCGGAAGCGCTCAACCCCGCGATCTTCGAGAAGAGCTATGGTTCTGTCTTCGAGGGCGATGTCGAGTGGCAGAACCTCGAAGCCCCGGGCGGAAGTCGGTTCGAATGGGACACCGAGTCGACCTACGTGCAGAACCCGCCGTTCTTCCAAAGCCTGGCCGCCGCGCCCGGAGCCTATCGGGACGTTACCGGCGCCCGGGTGCTCGCCGCCCTCGGCGATTCGGTCACGACCGACCACATCTCGCCGGCCGGCTCGATCCCGAAGAACGGCCCCGCCGCCCGTTTCCTGCTCGACCGCGGCGTCGACCCCAAAGACTGGAACACCTTCGGCGCCCGACGCGGCAATCACGAAGTCATGATGCGCGGCACCTTCGGCAACGTGCGCATCAAGAATGCGCTCGTACCGGGTCGCGAAGGCAACTGGACGGTCGACTTCAGTACTGGTGAGGTGATGTCGATCTACGACGCGGCAATGGGCTACATCGAGCGCGGCACGCCGCTGATCGTGCTGGCGGGGAAAGAGTACGGCACGGGATCCAGCCGCGACTGGGCGGCCAAGGGCACCACCCTGCTGGGCGTCAAAGCCGTGATTGCCGAAAGCTACGAGCGGATTCACCGCAGCAACCTGGTCGGCATGGGCGTGCTTCCCTTGGCCTATGTTCCCGGCCAGAACCGGGAGGCGCTGGGCCTCACTGGACGCGAAACGTTCGACATCACAGGCATTGCCAACGGTCTGATTCCCGGCGGACGGGTGCAGGTCACCGCCACCGCTGAGGACGGGTCCAGCAAGACCTTCGAGGCCGTGGTGCGCCTCAACTCGAATGTCGAGCTCGACTACTACCGTCACGGCGGCATCCTGCCGCGGGTGCTCCGGATGTTCCTGGCGAAATAG
- a CDS encoding sigma-70 family RNA polymerase sigma factor, with product MTLPRAKRRAARPAQIARAVDEGRESLDLYLDEISRVPLLSRDEEMDLARKAFRGNIAAQEKLARHNVRFVVSVAKKFQNRGVPLVDLIGEGNLGLMTAARKFDPDRGVKFISYAVWWIRQAVQAAIARHGRPVRVPLNRTADLSRLGRTTTLLKERMGRMPTTEELARATGLTPEAVRSLSALNSEAVRLDHPTRDGDGNERMERFAATDQEGTDSSTLANSQTNDIEAALATLPPRDAKVLRLYFGLEDGNSRTLEEIGRMMGVTRERIRQLRDRALQRLREGETGDRLKDLVA from the coding sequence CTCGACCTGTACCTGGATGAAATTTCCCGAGTACCGCTGCTCAGTCGAGACGAGGAAATGGACCTCGCTCGCAAAGCGTTTCGGGGCAATATCGCCGCACAGGAGAAGCTGGCTCGTCATAACGTCCGGTTCGTGGTTTCGGTAGCCAAGAAGTTCCAGAACCGCGGGGTGCCGCTGGTCGACCTGATCGGCGAGGGCAACCTGGGGCTCATGACTGCGGCCCGGAAGTTTGATCCGGATCGGGGCGTCAAGTTCATCTCGTATGCGGTGTGGTGGATTCGTCAGGCCGTCCAGGCGGCAATCGCCCGCCACGGTCGGCCGGTCCGGGTACCGCTCAACCGGACGGCAGACCTCTCGCGTCTCGGTCGAACCACGACGCTTCTCAAGGAGCGGATGGGGCGGATGCCGACGACCGAGGAGCTGGCCCGGGCCACCGGTTTGACGCCGGAGGCGGTGCGGAGCTTGAGCGCGCTCAACTCCGAGGCCGTTCGCCTCGATCATCCCACTCGGGATGGCGATGGCAACGAGCGGATGGAGCGATTTGCCGCCACCGATCAGGAGGGCACGGACAGCTCGACCCTGGCCAACAGCCAGACCAACGACATCGAAGCGGCGCTTGCTACGCTGCCGCCGCGCGATGCCAAAGTGCTCCGGCTCTATTTCGGGCTCGAGGACGGCAACAGTCGGACCCTCGAAGAGATCGGTCGGATGATGGGTGTCACCCGCGAGCGGATCCGTCAGCTCCGGGACCGGGCGCTCCAGCGCCTGCGTGAAGGGGAAACGGGCGATCGTCTCAAGGATCTCGTCGCCTGA
- a CDS encoding PIG-L family deacetylase: MRQTAALVAVLCAFGVAGGAGQEITGASTGGAAALARAERMLGHTKRVLMIAAHPDDEDTELLTYLVRREGAVTAYLSLTRGEGGQNLIGPELGEALGLIRTEELLAARRLDGAQQFFTRAFDYGFSKSIDEALQFWPADSLLKDAVRIIRRFRPQLVVSIFSGTPRDGHGHHQAAGWVAAEAFHAAGDPARFPELVRDEGLAPWQPLKLYRSAWFDTTGVSLVLEGGRLDPEVGQSYRQIAMRSRSLHRSQDMGALQQVGPSSIRLALLADRTGAGSPLFAGVDTAPPRSGSPEAQDLDRFAAEAAAGRAGLIVDATTDRASVVGGQSVTVTLSIWNTGSAPASGRVGLVLPEGWDSQASCLAAEHQLAPGQLVQCTAEVGIPAAASPTSPYFLRQPRGPGFYHWDGPVRYWGDPFDPPLVTARFELGWSGQTVRLEREATAQVRDRTLGELRVPLAVVPRLDLRVTPPVKVWPLPSAGPQELVVTLRHGGRDTTVGEIGLDLPPGWTADRPIPFRMTRPDQRETFTFSVTAPRDQGRADVAITAWATDQAGRRYQAGRVQVAYPHIRDRAYLIPSVATVRTASVRLPVRAQRIGYVRGAADQVPEALAAVGLNLEVLDPATLERGDLGRFQTIVVGSRAYEINPALVASNARLLEFVRRGGQLLVQYQQQTYFGGQLAPYPLSVARQHDRVTDETAPVRLLLADDPVFTTPNRIEPADWEGWVQERGLYFPRTWGDAWQPLLEMNDRGGPPLQGGLLRARYGEGTYWYTGLAFFRQLAAGVPGALRLFLNLMESDRAPSHP; the protein is encoded by the coding sequence ATGAGGCAGACTGCGGCGCTGGTTGCCGTGCTGTGCGCGTTTGGAGTAGCGGGCGGGGCAGGACAGGAGATCACCGGGGCATCGACGGGCGGGGCCGCCGCGCTGGCGCGGGCGGAACGCATGCTGGGTCATACCAAACGGGTGCTGATGATCGCTGCGCACCCCGACGACGAGGATACCGAGCTGCTCACCTACCTGGTTCGTCGGGAGGGGGCTGTGACGGCCTACCTGTCGTTGACCCGGGGGGAGGGGGGCCAGAACCTGATTGGCCCGGAACTGGGCGAGGCGCTCGGGCTGATCCGGACAGAGGAGCTGCTGGCGGCGCGCCGACTCGATGGCGCACAGCAGTTCTTTACCCGCGCATTCGACTACGGATTTTCGAAATCGATTGACGAAGCGCTCCAGTTTTGGCCCGCCGATTCGCTGCTCAAGGACGCCGTCCGCATCATCCGCCGCTTTCGGCCCCAGCTCGTGGTCTCGATTTTCTCCGGAACCCCTCGTGACGGTCACGGGCATCATCAGGCCGCAGGGTGGGTCGCGGCGGAAGCCTTTCACGCGGCGGGCGATCCCGCGCGTTTCCCGGAACTGGTCCGCGACGAGGGGCTTGCCCCCTGGCAGCCGCTCAAGCTGTATCGCTCGGCGTGGTTTGATACGACTGGCGTCAGTCTCGTGCTCGAGGGTGGCCGGCTCGATCCTGAGGTGGGCCAATCCTATCGGCAGATCGCGATGCGGAGTCGGAGTCTGCACCGCTCGCAGGACATGGGCGCGCTGCAGCAGGTTGGGCCGAGTTCGATTCGTCTCGCGTTGCTGGCCGATCGAACCGGTGCCGGCTCGCCGCTCTTCGCCGGTGTCGATACCGCGCCGCCGAGGTCCGGATCACCGGAGGCGCAGGATCTCGACCGATTCGCAGCCGAAGCCGCCGCTGGGCGGGCAGGCCTGATCGTCGATGCCACGACCGACCGTGCCAGCGTGGTTGGCGGGCAGAGCGTCACAGTCACCCTCTCGATCTGGAACACCGGATCGGCACCCGCTTCGGGTCGGGTCGGTCTCGTTCTGCCTGAGGGGTGGGACAGTCAGGCGTCCTGCCTGGCTGCCGAGCACCAGCTCGCGCCTGGCCAACTCGTGCAGTGTACGGCCGAGGTCGGCATTCCGGCTGCCGCAAGCCCAACCTCACCCTACTTTCTTCGGCAGCCGCGTGGGCCGGGCTTCTATCATTGGGATGGACCGGTCCGGTATTGGGGTGATCCCTTCGATCCGCCGCTCGTGACGGCGCGCTTTGAGCTGGGGTGGTCGGGTCAGACGGTTCGACTCGAACGGGAGGCGACCGCTCAGGTTCGAGACCGAACCCTGGGTGAGCTCCGGGTCCCGCTGGCCGTGGTCCCGCGCCTCGATCTGCGGGTGACGCCGCCGGTGAAGGTCTGGCCCCTGCCGAGCGCGGGTCCGCAGGAACTCGTCGTGACCCTCCGCCACGGCGGGCGCGACACGACGGTTGGCGAGATCGGGTTGGATCTGCCGCCAGGCTGGACGGCAGACCGGCCGATCCCCTTTCGGATGACGCGTCCGGACCAGCGCGAAACCTTCACCTTCTCGGTGACTGCGCCCCGCGATCAGGGGCGGGCCGACGTGGCAATCACAGCCTGGGCGACCGATCAGGCGGGCCGGCGCTATCAGGCGGGGCGGGTGCAGGTGGCCTATCCCCACATTCGCGACCGTGCCTATCTGATCCCCAGCGTGGCAACCGTCCGGACGGCCTCGGTTCGTCTTCCGGTCCGGGCGCAACGCATCGGTTATGTGCGTGGCGCGGCAGATCAGGTTCCGGAGGCGCTTGCTGCGGTCGGGCTCAACCTCGAAGTCCTCGATCCGGCGACGCTCGAGCGAGGCGACCTGGGTCGCTTCCAGACCATCGTGGTGGGAAGCCGGGCCTATGAAATCAATCCGGCGCTGGTTGCCTCCAATGCCCGTTTGCTCGAGTTCGTCCGGCGCGGGGGACAGCTGCTCGTCCAGTACCAGCAGCAGACGTACTTCGGCGGGCAGCTCGCTCCGTATCCGCTGTCGGTTGCTCGGCAACATGACCGTGTCACCGATGAAACGGCTCCCGTGCGTCTGCTCCTGGCCGACGACCCGGTCTTTACTACACCCAATCGGATCGAGCCTGCCGACTGGGAGGGATGGGTCCAGGAGCGTGGGCTTTACTTCCCCCGCACCTGGGGAGATGCCTGGCAGCCGCTGCTCGAAATGAACGATCGCGGTGGTCCGCCCCTGCAGGGCGGCCTGCTCCGCGCCCGCTATGGTGAGGGCACCTACTGGTATACCGGCCTCGCCTTCTTCCGGCAGCTCGCCGCCGGTGTGCCAGGGGCCTTGCGCCTCTTTCTCAATCTGATGGAATCCGACCGTGCGCCGTCGCATCCGTAA